Within Salvia splendens isolate huo1 chromosome 21, SspV2, whole genome shotgun sequence, the genomic segment aacataatttagTTGAAAAACATCAACAATACATTGTGTGTAGATGACCATATTTTTTAATAGATGGATAATTgaaaacaaatttaaatttcatgatttttcggATCAACCCTTAATTTGTGGAGCATACTGGAATTtgacaaaatttcattaattttcaaataattcGTTTATTTCAAAACCCAATATTCAACCGAATGGAAAAGAATAACTATTGAGGTTTAGATATTTTGTCTACCAGATTTTAAAATCATCATCTGAAATTGTTAGGCCCCAAAGAAAtgacataataataaaataacagAAACTAACAAAGAAAATAGGTGGATACTATGCTGTATTTtagtcacattttattaaagtCAGCAGTATGTGTAACATGATAACACCAAATCTAATCTCGAATTCTATCATTTATTCGCCTTTTTGGCATGTAGTTTTATATGTTTGATCAATTGTACCAATTTTATTGTTTCTATTGATACAATCAAGAATGTCAATTTTGAAGAGAGAAACCCCAAGAGAGGTAGGACCAGTAGAGGTGACTGCTGTGGGCCCCAATCATGGTctattagaaattaaaatatatactaggGGGTTTGCGGTtagcaagattaaatctcatgattaaatatgtatcatgtttggttcataagattgaacacttcaacttaatcctagatggatagtctcatgataattagtcatagcctccccctccaactaaaataatctcacaatttaatcatagatggatagtctcatgatattaatcatggcaaccgaacgccacttAGGAGTACTGTATTACTAGTATCAAATGGAGTACAGTATGCAATATTTATGTCAAATTATTTGGCAATTCCtatttaatagtactatatgttaacataaatataaatacGTTGTTTTTTcatagtaatatatttttttgttacatTTAAaaagtgtgtttatattttgtttgtgagCTAGATTTATGTGCATAAGGATTCAGTAGTATGGGGTCTGATTGGGAGAAACAGATTCATATATTCTTAACTAAAGGTCcataattcaaattttgattttaggtataaaatactaaaaatagtTTAAATTTTACAAAAGATTGAAACCCCAGTCCCAAGGGCCCTCCACATTCCCAGGCCGATAGTACTGTGAGGGatgttcaatcagggtacgcaatGATCCGTTAAGGGGGAGGGTCGTAACCCACTGTCCTGCCAGAGGCCCACCTCCCAAGGTCTCGCACTTGTGCCCTAGAGATGTTGCAACTACACGACACTAGTGATAATAGATCCTTGGctattatttcaaatttatccCTTCGGAATCAACTATGCTGCCGTAGAAGCTAAAAATAGTTTAAAATCTTTAAATAAACTGTACTCCATATTAGTTTGAGATGCATACAAATCGTAAAATGAATTAGTAATTGGGATCATTGGTGAATGCCATAATCtcgaaacaaaagaaaaaagactATATGCTGGTACCAATTTAATTTcgattttatattaaaaaattgcgTTGTAGAGAAAAATACATCTTTTGTGACATTGATTTATATAGTAAGGTATATTCTATCAGATAAATGTTCTTGCTCATTTTTATTAAGAAAGCAACTTTTCATTATAGTTATATTGGGGCAGTGAAAGCCCTAAAATAAGGAGTTTTTACACACattttcaaaacaaaaaaaacagccCACTAAATAGATGAGTGTAAAATGTTGCTGCTTTTAAGGTGATTTTGTGTGTCACTAACTAGGAGTAAATAGTAACGCTtcattaaatagaaaaaaactagtttccttttttaaatattttaatagcgTTTCCCCATTTTTAAGGGAAGTTGGTATTCAATATTCGTCGCCTTTTTCGTGAAAAACTGGTGGCGATCACatcttttgtttatttctttttgtaTATTATCTTAAGTGGGGCTTAAGATAGACATGAAATATCCACCAATCAAAATATTTGTCATGGCATTTTAAACGTTAATGATAAATTAGTAGTggtaataattaaaaaagagcTACTATCTCAGTGTGGAAGAGAACGGAGGAGTAGACGGTGGAGATTAAAAACAGGGGAAAATTGAGTTATTAAAAAAACAAGTGTGTGCCCACCAGATTTTTTTCCTTTAAAAATCTAAACTTTAAGCTCTAGTAGtagtaaaatttgaaattaagatCTTTAGCGTttatattttatcttaattatattttactttaaaagaaAATCAATAAGTTTTTTAATACTCTATCTACTCCTATAATGCTATAACTAATAACCACTCCTACAATAATTGAAATTATCAATCTATAAATAAGAGGAAAAGCGTGTAACCGATtaatctttttttcattttcttttactttgCTTATGAATTGATATTTAGCAAACTATAGACTATAACGATATTACACCTATCAGAGAAAAAAGTGAAGCGATAACACCGTAAACCTATATGCAAGACGTGGATATGGCACGCGATTTAATTAATGGAGTAGTActttatactccttccgttccgcTATTAGGAGTCTCGTTTGTAGgcggcacagattttaagaaatgttaagaaaaatagatgaaaaaaagtgagtggaataagGATTTCACTtgtatatagtagtattagttttaaatgataagtGAGGGGAATGTGTTAGTGGAAGTTGagactctattaccatttatgttaaaagtgaatcgggattcctattcgtggacggactaaaatggaaaaacggaaTTGGCGTTCGGAGGAGTAATATCTATATTTTTATTGACAATTGAGTACATTTTCTTTAATTAGGAGTTATTTAGTCAAAGGATAAGATCGTGATTTGATTCCATATATTTATTGGTTCGAGTCCACGTCGTTGTCTATATTACTTAGTCCAGCTTAAATAAGTACTCTAATAATTATCAATAAGTAGTATTACAACGCCActagtttttttataattatctgTGGGGTTTGGTTTCGatccaaatataaaatattttttgtatcTTCGCATTCCATTGCAAGTTGCAACAATGttaaaattctataaattataaaatactatTACACAATCCATTTTAAAACTccctaaacaaataaaatttcatCCAAAACGTTATCAGTATTTTAAGCAACAACGTACTTACATTAAATCTAGAAGCCTTCTACAACATACACTATCATATACATATTGAATTTTTCAACGATCTAATAagaaatatttgaattttgaagcaTCCAAAATAATCGGCAGCCTCCATAGAAAACCTCAAATTTGTatatacaaaattacaaaatttgcaATAGCAATTTTCCCCATATATCACTAAAAACCAAATAAATCCAAAATAACCACAAAATAAACATCTTAATCAACACCTAACCTATTCAgtcgacccgacccgacccaaaAACCCATATTCACATTCAATGAGTCAGAAAAAAGCATATTTACAGCCGGAAAACTTAGAACCATACTACGATAAAGGCTGCACGACCCGAATCataacccaacccaacccaacccgacACCGATGTTCACTTGCACAGCTCCGAAACCCACCCGATATCAGGCACCGAACCCGCCGAATCTCCATGCCCGACCCGATACAACGAGTTCTCCTTACCGAGCTTCGAATAGATCCTCTCGCGGAGCGCCCGACCCGACTCGACCCGCTCCATCGCCGGCTCCTCCTCGCAAGAACTCTCCCACAGATCAAACGCGTTTATCCCGGGCCGGGTCACAGCCCTGATAGGAGTTGCAGGAAGACTCCGGAATCCGGGTCGGATCTTCGACGGGCTGCAAGGCGACCCGTACCCGCCGCCCCAGGACGGTGGGCTCATGCTCAATCCCATCCCGAGCCCTAATTTCATCTTATTATTGATCTGCATACCGCGAATCGACTCGGTGAGCTGACTCATCGGAGACTGCGGCGGCGACGCTGCCAACGGAGACGTCGGCGGCGAGTACCGCGGAGAGGATCCGATCGTCACAGACCGCGGCGATTCGTCGGCGGCGTACGGCAGGATCCTGAGCTGCTCCGGCATGTGCGCGAAGAAGCAGACGCGGCGGCGACAGTGCGTCCCGTCCTTGCACGGCTGCGTGCGGTAGCGCGCGGGGTGGAGCCAGCACTCGAACACGCCGTGCGCGTGCTCGCACGCGTCGCCCCTCCTGCACGCGCCCCTGCGGAAGTCGGGGCACGCGCTGCCGGAGTAGTGGTGCAGGCGCGGATCCCGCCGCCGCGCCTTCTCCCCGGGGTGCGCGAACGGGCACTCCGTCCAGTCGTGCGACCGCGCCCTCGCACACCGCTTCACCTTGAACTCGTACATCCGGAACTCGTCGCACGAGTACGCGTCCACCGGAATGTCGAAATCGTCATCTTCCGGATCATCGGCGGCGAAATCCTCCTTGTTGGAAGGGAGGTAGCGCTGCAGCGCGGCTAGGGCGACGTCGTATTGAGAGACATCGGCGTGGATGGCAGGAGACTGAATGTGGGGCGTCGGATTCTGATCATCGAGGTAGGGATCCCAATTAGGGATTTGGACGGTTGGATTTGTGCGTGGAGGATCGctgatcatcatcatcatcattgtgTTGAGGGAGAAGTGAAGGTGTAGCTCAGTCTCTGGAGTGGCGCTGTCATGAATTCCATGGATTTGCATGCCAAGATCCTATATATACTGCTTTGTTAACCGTGGTTAGGGGGCTTGGTTAACTGCGGTTGAGGTTTCTGTTAACTGTGGGTTAGTTAACTAGTGGAGTACTACTAAAAGTGGATCTCTTTTTTGGGGAGTTAAAAGGAAAAAgtataaaagaaaatggaaatattGATAAATAAGATTACTTAATATTGTATGCTTGTTTTTGACTGGGAGTTTTGGATCTCTGTGGGTCCGTGTATTTTTAATAAGGCCGACTTAATCCAAACAAGCGATTTTAATAGTTTTCAAATAACAATATTTGCTTATATAGAGGTTgttgtagtaatattttaacACTTGTTGATAAATTAGTTAAAACCTTATTGTTTATATTAAGaatttattttcatataaaGTACGAGCATATTTTAGAAAGTGTAGTGTCTGTGTTTTGCTGGATTAATCACTTCAATAATTACTTGAACTACTTTCTATAGTATATAGTTCTTCTCGAATTTGAAGCATGCGGTTCAGATACTCTTCAATCAGTATCTCTCTCCTTCCTTGAATCTGGTCACCTGCCTAGTTCCCGAACCCTGGCTCGTGTGGGTCACTGTCAACTTTGTCCCGGTCGCCCATCGTCTAGTGTTGCCCCGTTGTATGTTTTAGATAAttaagtttatatttttgtatttttggatatttttatagtaaaatttttatatttgattttaaaaaaaaattgcttcAACCCGACTTTATTCTTTCattgaaattcaattttttgaaCGATATGAATGCAAAAATGCAATTTGAAACATTCACTATACTCACTCTATTTTTGTACaataaatacacaatttcaTACGAGTGTGCCAAGGTCCGAGAGGTAACATTTTCTAGCAATTCAGTTCTAAATCCGACTTAGTTGATCAAATTGTAATagtaatgaaaaaataaaatatttatatttgaaaAAGCTTATGGCACGACTATGACTGGATCAAATGGAGTTTGATATTAGGGGTATAAAACCAAGTGCGTTCTTTCTAGAGgcgttaattaattaatccacTGCAAATAGGTATGAAAAAATAGGGTTAGGAGTTAAGACAAACCAAAACTAGCTTTAAATAATTCAACTTTACTTTTCGAAATCAAccaaacaaattaattattgATCATTGTTATTGGTTGAGGCTTCAATGGAATAGATATTAAGATTTAAGAATGTGTACACGTACATCAAATTACCGCAAATTAACACGAGACTTTCTAGCCATGGGTAAAGATTAAAGAGACATTAccaattatttctattttaatatttatgtaaattttaaaaaaatagtactcttTAACTCTTACCAAATTGATatctaaatattttaaaaaatagttaaCCACCTACTAATGTTTATATGTGTCAGCTACTATTTAGAGTATTAACAGACTAACACGAGTCATATTTTGCGACCTATTTTCGAGTTGCAAAACTGAAAAGATGATTCTTTATCTATCTCTGGTTGACCGAAATGTTacgatatttataaaattattagtatGTAAGTTAAATAGTCAGAAAAAACAAgtcaataaataatgaataaatatagataaaatatagtatatatataaagtaaaaaagataaattggttgatattttattatattaggACGAGTAAAAACTATTTCTGTTTTGTATCTCAAGACTATTCATTAAAAAAAGGTAATACTATTTGATttgaaaataataacaatatattttattatatgcaTGTGATCGTAATTTTTACCAAAAACATATCAACATAAAATAAACTGACTATTGTTAGTTGAATGAATCTGCCTCTCAATTCAATAGTCTATAACGTTTTCCTCAAGTTACTGCGGCTGCAGTGGCACCAGGCCTGCTACCATAATTGCTGGGTAACTGGGTCCCACCTGAACCCTGTTTGTTGGACGGAGACCAATGAGATTTAACTTTGACCTGAATTGTCGTCACAGTCCGTGACATTATCTTTTTTCACGCCTCAGCTCTGATATTTGGtgtttttaataatataaaataagtgACTCTCAACACACGTAGGTGTCATCGTCCGCTGCCACGCGGAATTATTCGTATCAAATCTTTGAAATTATCATGAATTAACTATAGTTAAATGTTACAAAATGGGCTGCTTATTactataatactactactacaattGGTCTTCTGAACCTTTCAAGGGAATAGAAAAAATTAGAAACTATATTTTCTAAACTTTAatctaaataattttttaagtatTTTGGATCATGATattgactttttttttctcataacgacttacttaatttttttaataaattagagattttctaaatgaaaaaaaattgaaaatgaatgtAATAAAACCGTAGCCTTTTACTTAAAATATTAATCATCCAGTCCCCCAAAAATTaacaccaatttttttttctattcccAATTAATTTGCATTCTTTTTTTTCCTccactattttttataatggaTCAAACTTTTTTCACATTCCActtaattttttcatttatttgatactatatttttttaaattagtgTCAATTATCAAGGGATAGGAGAGTATCACTTCACTCAATTCTTTAAAAACcattttcataattttcatcACTTGACATGTAAggagaaatactccctccgtcccaccataAGTTATGAATTTCTTTTGGGCAtggaatttaagaaaaatgatatgtattgagttaaagtaaagagaataaagtatgataGAAAAAAaggtaagagagataaaaagagaataaagtaaaaagagagaataaaataagagagagggaataaagtaaaagagttaagagcatccgcaacggtggtgCCGTAACCCGCGTCCGTCCgggccgctggcacggacgtgtctcaccgccgctgcgctcgcgccttgccagcgagcaggtgacgtagcggcacgcgattgggcaacggcatagccgttgcctttgaatatttttttatttaaaattcgttatttaattataaataatgataaaaaataaaaaaaaattattttccaaatcccaaaaatattgccgttttttgcccgtttttctaatttttttggaattttttttatttttttcccccaaaatcatatataaatacacacattcatcattcatttatcacatcaaatcatctctcattcataattctcatacaaactatcaacacattcatccctcactcaaaacctcaaatggatttcacccatctcatggcggaagcggagcgcgaagaacaagaatactacgaacatcgtgccgcttacgaagcatatgtcgcggcgaatacccccgctccttcTCCTCAatgaactagatcaactcgttGCTACATCCATCgggaccgggagggagcccacgaaaggctcgttgccgactacttttaaatttttagtattttaattatgtaatttttaggattttaattatgtcgtttttattttatttgtcatttttaatattatttaggttttttaatgtattttagtattttggaaatgtttttgtttaattgaattttaaattaattgtgctcgtccttgcggaagagcacagctgtgggtgttgtgttcTTGCCAGAGACCAGGCaaaaaaagtggggtcgggcccacaaccgtgccgctggtaagagcacggttgtggatgctctaaagtattattttttgttaaaaaaggaaattgatcacttgtggtgagacaacccaaaatggaaagttgatcacttgtagtgaaaaatgagttgaaaaagttagtggaatgtgagtcatacttttatatattagttttataataaaatgtgagtaagaatgagttagtggaatatatggtaaactaccaaaaatggtaaaaaatgaaatgagacaaattttatgggacgaacggaaatggaaaaatgggataatatttatgggacggggggagtaattGTTAAATCTTTCTACTGAAAATGAAATCCGGATACATTCAAATGAGATGGATAATCATAACTAGATTCTAGGAATTTTGTTAATAATATCACTTAATGGTAACAATATTGTGATGTGAGACATGTAGCTGGATTTTATCACCTATAAAAAGTTCAAGAACTATTTAAGTCGGTAATATTAGACATCAAATCCCACAATTCTTGAAATAAATAACTAAGAGCACCAGCAATGGGGCGccttaaggcgcgccctatagcccgccctatgcaccgccacgtcagtatattatcctcctgcccttccacctgcagtggggcgccctaagccgCGCTCTAAgcattttaactgttttattaattaatttaactgttttcaaatatataaatgcaaacttattaaaaaacacaacgattaactaagaacGGCAAAAAAATCATTGATTATAAAAAGCCTCAacttccggctcaactcatcgcTCAGCTTGGGCCGGATCCGTACACCTCATAATGGCgttgtgcgtatccaacaacgtcctcgccatcgaggCGGTTGCCAAATCCGCGTAGGCAACTATCGTCGGGGTCGGGAGaggggtcggggtcggggtcggcGATGGGGGCGGCAGCCGAGGGGGatgtcgccttccccttgttcttcgcagccttgacgcctatgggacgccgccGGGAAGatatcggtgtgccggaactctcttcctccgtgcacgtctggttgaggtccaccggacgagttccgctttcgctggtcgtgtaaccaccagtgtcggtggtcttcTTTCTCTTCGCCCCACCAGTTTACaaaatcccgccttggaacttctgtttgtccctcaagagcgcccagatgttgaaatgcttgaagtcgcctaacatggactggtacgacaacagcgctatatcgcgcacgtcgctcaagctctcgccgctttcCTGATCTCTCGAGCTCTCCGCCACGAGCAGGTTggcttgcttcttcacctgatcccagtgcttgcggagttgctcccgttggcgcttgtacgcgctcggcgacttcgcctcattgtagagCTCGACGATGCactcccagtacgcgagctgcctttggttgttcgcgaatatcgggtcctccgatatatccatccaacacctcgccaagacgagggtttcatccggctggtagttcgtacggccgggggcgtactcttcgttcgttgccggaggtggcaactttcTCGCGACGTGCTCGGTCCGCTTCTTTCTTGCGGGGGCAGGGGCAGGGGCGGGGGCGGGGGCGGGGGCGGCCGCGCAACGTGAAGCGGGGGCATGGCGAGTTGGCGACGGCTCCATGTCGGGGAGACCGTACGAATTCGTACTGAAGTCCGGATCGTACGTCTGgttggcgtcgaacgaccgatattcgtcggGTTGTGTCCAGGCCACCGTGCGACATCTCCAAACGTCGGCTGTTAtgacttgagtatccaccggaatcTATTGTATAACGTAATTTCAGAGTTGAAAAGTGAAGTCAtggt encodes:
- the LOC121785089 gene encoding zinc finger CCCH domain-containing protein 20-like, with protein sequence MQIHGIHDSATPETELHLHFSLNTMMMMMISDPPRTNPTVQIPNWDPYLDDQNPTPHIQSPAIHADVSQYDVALAALQRYLPSNKEDFAADDPEDDDFDIPVDAYSCDEFRMYEFKVKRCARARSHDWTECPFAHPGEKARRRDPRLHHYSGSACPDFRRGACRRGDACEHAHGVFECWLHPARYRTQPCKDGTHCRRRVCFFAHMPEQLRILPYAADESPRSVTIGSSPRYSPPTSPLAASPPQSPMSQLTESIRGMQINNKMKLGLGMGLSMSPPSWGGGYGSPCSPSKIRPGFRSLPATPIRAVTRPGINAFDLWESSCEEEPAMERVESGRALRERIYSKLGKENSLYRVGHGDSAGSVPDIGWVSELCK